In Chelmon rostratus isolate fCheRos1 chromosome 9, fCheRos1.pri, whole genome shotgun sequence, the following proteins share a genomic window:
- the LOC121611880 gene encoding uncharacterized protein LOC121611880 isoform X2: protein MEEEARRNHCRRMISLIRSKQQHQESSAEDRRRQKHRGARGSQRTECEKQAVAGGEFQAHRDQTSPSLACQGPEVQPVPPQLISMLRLKTLKEEMRRAAEVELHDPAACSVCEQEQASLALESFIRRKRTQLRFQTLKGRLNTPELRRVCTSVSLCEISQSPWMPLAGFGRKHLVDICGSQQPGVALATAKERGVALATDEMRGYPDKNATGTHLASPRCPFSDR, encoded by the exons atggaggaggaagccCGCAGAAACCACTGCAGGAGAATGATTTCTCTTATCCGgagcaaacagcagcaccagGAGTCCTCggcagaggacaggaggagacagaaacacagaggagccAGAGGGAGCCAGAGGACAGAGTGTGAGAAACAAGCTGTGGCCGGGGGCGAGTTTCAGGCTCACAGAGACCAAACCTCTCCCAGCCTCGCATGCCAAGGCCCCGAAGTCCAGCCCGTCCCCCCTCAACTCATTTCAATGCTGAGGCTCAAAACTctgaaggaggagatgagaCGG gctgcagaggtggagcTCCACGACCCCGCCGCCTGCAGCGTGTGTGAGCAGGAGCAGGCCTCTCTGGCCTTGGAGAGCTTtatcaggaggaagaggacacaaCTGCGGTTCCAAACACTGAAGGGCAGACTAAACACACCTGAGCTACGGA GAGTGTGCACGTCggtgagtttgtgtgaaatCTCCCAAAGCCCTTGGATGCCCCTCGCTGGATTTGGGAGGAAGCACTTGGTGGATATATGCGGGTCACAGCAACCTGGGGTTGCCTTAGCAACGGCTAAGGAACGTGGAGTTGCCCTGGCAACAGATGAAATGAGGGGTTACCCTGACAAAAACGCTACAGGAACTCATTTAGCAAGCCCTCGCTGTCCTTTTTCAGACAGatag
- the zc4h2 gene encoding zinc finger C4H2 domain-containing protein: MADEQEIMCKLENILEIRNKTVQMQKIKSRLKIEFEALESEEKHLKEYKQEMDLLLQEKMAHVEELRLIHADINVMESTIKQSENDLNKLLETTRRLHDEYKPLKEHVDALRMTLGLHRLPNLNEEEEKLSLDYFEKQKAEWQKEPHEPAIPESLAAAAAAAQQLQVSRKQDARQTATFRQQPPPMKACLSCHQQIHRNAPICPLCKAKSRSRNPKKPKRKPDE; encoded by the exons ATGGCGGACGAACAAGAAATCATGTGCAAATTAGAAAATATCTTGGAAATACG GAACAAGACTGTCCAGATGCAGAAGATCAAGTCTCGTCTTAAGATTGAGTTTGAGGCCCTGGAGTCTGAGGAGAAGCATCTGAAAGAGTACAAACAAGAGATGGATCTGCTTCTACAAGAGAAAATGGCACATGTGGAGGAGCTGCGGCTCATCCATGCTGATATCAATGTG ATGGAGAGCACTATCAAGCAGTCGGAGAATGACCTGAATAAGCTGCTAGAAACAACTCGCCGCCTGCATGATGAGTACAAACCTCTGAAGGAGCATGTTGATGCACTCAGGATGACTTTAGGTCTGCACAGACTCCCTAACCTGAACGAAGAAGAGGAGAAGCTTTCCCTGGa TTACTTTGAGAAGCAAAAAGCGGAATGGCAGAAGGAGCCACATGAGCCCGCCATCCCAGAATccctcgctgctgctgcagcagcagcacagcagcttcaggtgtCCAGGAAGCAAGATGCACGCCAGACGGCCACCTTCAGACAACAACCCCCACCTATGAAG GCTTGCTTGTCCTGCCACCAGCAGATTCATCGTAATGCCCCCATCTGCCCACTGTGCAAGGCCAAGAGCCGCTCCCGCAACCCAAAGAAGCCCAAGAGGAAGCCAGATGAGTAG
- the LOC121611621 gene encoding moesin-like isoform X1: MLSWSLPSCPAQPANSFLTRVLEQHKLNKNQWEERIQVWHQEHKGMLREDAMVEYLKIAQDLEMYGVNYFNIKNKKGSELWLGVDALGLNIYDKKDRMTPKIGFPWSEIRNISFNDKKFVIKPIDKKAPDFVFYVPRLRINKRILALCMGNHDLYMRRRKPDTIEVQQMKAQAREEKNKRQMEKALLESEKKKRENAEKETEKIARETMELMERLRQIEEQTKRAQDELEEQTRRALELEKERTIAQEEAERLEKDRRSAVEAKAALLHQSETQLKNQESLATELAELTSKISQLEDAKKKKDEEAKRWQKRAVVVEADLERTKEELKTKLMGVHIQHSVHPHMHEHDETDESSAEASAELTSPGMVRDRSEEERVTEAQKNQRLQKNLKFLSTELAGAVDESKKTPNDLIHAENVRAGRDKYKTLRQIRQGNTKQRIDEFESM; the protein is encoded by the exons ATGCTGAGCTGGAGTTTGCCATCCTGCCCAGCACAACCGGCAAACAGCTTTTTGACCAG GGTTTTGGAGCAGCACAAGCTGAATAAGAATCAGTGGGAGGAACGAATCCAGGTGTGGCATCAAGAGCACAAGGGAATGCTGAG GGAAGACGCCATGGTGGAGTACCTGAAGATAGCCCAGGACCTTGAGATGTACGGGGTCAACTACTTTAACATCAAGAACAAGAAAGGATCAGAGCTGTGGCTGGGAGTGGACGCACTGGGGCTGAACATCTATGACAAAAAGGACAG GATGACCCCAAAGATTGGCTTCCCGTGGAGTGAGATCAGAAATATTTCCTTCAATGACAAGAAGTTCGTCATCAAACCAATCGACAAGAAAGCTCCA GACTTTGTTTTCTACGTACCCCGTCTTCGCATCAACAAACGTATCCTGGCCTTGTGTATGGGGAATCATGACCTGTACATGCGCAGACGTAAACCTGACACCATTGAGGTGCAGCAGATGAAGGCCCAGGCCagggaggagaagaacaagaggCAGATGGAAAA GGCTCTACTcgagagtgagaaaaaaaagcgtGAAAATGCtgagaaggaaacagagaagattGCTCGTGAGACCATGGAGCTGATGGAGAGACTGAGACAGATTGAAGAGCAGACAAAGAGAGCCCAAGACG agctggaggagcagacTCGCAGGGCTCTTGAGttagagaaggagaggacaatTGCTCAGGAGGAGGCTGAGCGTCTGGAAAAGGACCGCAGGTCTGCAGTGGAAGCTAAAGCAGCCCTGCTGCACCAATCTGAGACCCAGCTCAAGAACCAGGAGAGCCTG gccACTGAGCTGGCAGAGCTTACCTCTAAGATATCCCAGCTGGAAGACGCCAAGAAGAAAAAGGACGAGGAGGCAAAGAGATGGCAGAAAAGG GCCGTTGTCGTAGAAGCTGATTTGGAACGAACCAAAGAGGAGCTGAAAACTAAACTCATGGGTGTCCACATCCAGCATTCGGTCCACCCTCATATGCATGAGCACGACGAGACGGACGAGAGCAGCGCGGAGGCGAGCGCTGAGCTGACCTCTCCAGGCATGGTCCGAGATCGCAGCGAGGAGGAAAGAGTAACGGAGGCCCAGAAGAACCAGAGACTGCAGAAAAACCTCAAG TTCCTGAGCACGGAGCTGGCTGGAGCCGTAGACGAGAGCAAAAAGACCCCCAATGACCTGATCCACGCCGAGAATGTGAGGGCGGGCCGTGACAAATACAAGACCCTACGTCAGATTCGCCAGGGCAACACCAAACAACGCATCGATGAATTTGAGTCCATGTGA
- the LOC121611880 gene encoding uncharacterized protein LOC121611880 isoform X1 has translation MMEEEARRNHCRRMISLIRSKQQHQESSAEDRRRQKHRGARGSQRTECEKQAVAGGEFQAHRDQTSPSLACQGPEVQPVPPQLISMLRLKTLKEEMRRAAEVELHDPAACSVCEQEQASLALESFIRRKRTQLRFQTLKGRLNTPELRRVCTSVSLCEISQSPWMPLAGFGRKHLVDICGSQQPGVALATAKERGVALATDEMRGYPDKNATGTHLASPRCPFSDR, from the exons at gatggaggaggaagccCGCAGAAACCACTGCAGGAGAATGATTTCTCTTATCCGgagcaaacagcagcaccagGAGTCCTCggcagaggacaggaggagacagaaacacagaggagccAGAGGGAGCCAGAGGACAGAGTGTGAGAAACAAGCTGTGGCCGGGGGCGAGTTTCAGGCTCACAGAGACCAAACCTCTCCCAGCCTCGCATGCCAAGGCCCCGAAGTCCAGCCCGTCCCCCCTCAACTCATTTCAATGCTGAGGCTCAAAACTctgaaggaggagatgagaCGG gctgcagaggtggagcTCCACGACCCCGCCGCCTGCAGCGTGTGTGAGCAGGAGCAGGCCTCTCTGGCCTTGGAGAGCTTtatcaggaggaagaggacacaaCTGCGGTTCCAAACACTGAAGGGCAGACTAAACACACCTGAGCTACGGA GAGTGTGCACGTCggtgagtttgtgtgaaatCTCCCAAAGCCCTTGGATGCCCCTCGCTGGATTTGGGAGGAAGCACTTGGTGGATATATGCGGGTCACAGCAACCTGGGGTTGCCTTAGCAACGGCTAAGGAACGTGGAGTTGCCCTGGCAACAGATGAAATGAGGGGTTACCCTGACAAAAACGCTACAGGAACTCATTTAGCAAGCCCTCGCTGTCCTTTTTCAGACAGatag
- the LOC121611621 gene encoding moesin-like isoform X2 — MSTSPPTSCDWMLLVEQKNINVRVTTMDAELEFAILPSTTGKQLFDQIVKTIGLRETWFFGLQYQDSKGFSTWLKLNKRVTAQDVKRDNPLLIKFRAKFYPEDVADELIQEATQRLFFLQVKESILNDDIYCPPETAVLLASYAVQVKHGDYRKDYHVPGYLTRDKLLPQRVLEQHKLNKNQWEERIQVWHQEHKGMLREDAMVEYLKIAQDLEMYGVNYFNIKNKKGSELWLGVDALGLNIYDKKDRMTPKIGFPWSEIRNISFNDKKFVIKPIDKKAPDFVFYVPRLRINKRILALCMGNHDLYMRRRKPDTIEVQQMKAQAREEKNKRQMEKALLESEKKKRENAEKETEKIARETMELMERLRQIEEQTKRAQDELEEQTRRALELEKERTIAQEEAERLEKDRRSAVEAKAALLHQSETQLKNQESLATELAELTSKISQLEDAKKKKDEEAKRWQKRAVVVEADLERTKEELKTKLMGVHIQHSVHPHMHEHDETDESSAEASAELTSPGMVRDRSEEERVTEAQKNQRLQKNLKFLSTELAGAVDESKKTPNDLIHAENVRAGRDKYKTLRQIRQGNTKQRIDEFESM, encoded by the exons atgtcaact TCCCCACCAACCTCTTGTGATTGGATGCTCCTGGTTGAACAGAAGAAT ATAAATGTCCGGGTTACAACCATGGATGCTGAGCTGGAGTTTGCCATCCTGCCCAGCACAACCGGCAAACAGCTTTTTGACCAG ATAGTAAAGACGATCGGGCTGAGGGAAACCTGGTTCTTTGGCCTCCAGTACCAGGACAGCAAAGGCTTCTCCACCTGGCTCAAACTGAACAAGAGG GTGACAGCTCAAGATGTGAAGAGGGACAACCCTTTGTTGATTAAGTTTAGGGCCAAGTTTTATCCCGAGGATGTCGCCGATGAACTGATCCAGGAGGCGACACAGCGCCTCTTCTTTTTGCAG gtAAAGGAGAGCATCCTGAATGATGACATATACTGCCCACCTGAGACTGCGGTGCTCCTGGCATCATATGCAGTTCAGGTCAAACACGGGGACTACAGGAAAGACTATCACGTACCGGGATACCTCACAAGAGACAAGCTGCTGCCACAGAG GGTTTTGGAGCAGCACAAGCTGAATAAGAATCAGTGGGAGGAACGAATCCAGGTGTGGCATCAAGAGCACAAGGGAATGCTGAG GGAAGACGCCATGGTGGAGTACCTGAAGATAGCCCAGGACCTTGAGATGTACGGGGTCAACTACTTTAACATCAAGAACAAGAAAGGATCAGAGCTGTGGCTGGGAGTGGACGCACTGGGGCTGAACATCTATGACAAAAAGGACAG GATGACCCCAAAGATTGGCTTCCCGTGGAGTGAGATCAGAAATATTTCCTTCAATGACAAGAAGTTCGTCATCAAACCAATCGACAAGAAAGCTCCA GACTTTGTTTTCTACGTACCCCGTCTTCGCATCAACAAACGTATCCTGGCCTTGTGTATGGGGAATCATGACCTGTACATGCGCAGACGTAAACCTGACACCATTGAGGTGCAGCAGATGAAGGCCCAGGCCagggaggagaagaacaagaggCAGATGGAAAA GGCTCTACTcgagagtgagaaaaaaaagcgtGAAAATGCtgagaaggaaacagagaagattGCTCGTGAGACCATGGAGCTGATGGAGAGACTGAGACAGATTGAAGAGCAGACAAAGAGAGCCCAAGACG agctggaggagcagacTCGCAGGGCTCTTGAGttagagaaggagaggacaatTGCTCAGGAGGAGGCTGAGCGTCTGGAAAAGGACCGCAGGTCTGCAGTGGAAGCTAAAGCAGCCCTGCTGCACCAATCTGAGACCCAGCTCAAGAACCAGGAGAGCCTG gccACTGAGCTGGCAGAGCTTACCTCTAAGATATCCCAGCTGGAAGACGCCAAGAAGAAAAAGGACGAGGAGGCAAAGAGATGGCAGAAAAGG GCCGTTGTCGTAGAAGCTGATTTGGAACGAACCAAAGAGGAGCTGAAAACTAAACTCATGGGTGTCCACATCCAGCATTCGGTCCACCCTCATATGCATGAGCACGACGAGACGGACGAGAGCAGCGCGGAGGCGAGCGCTGAGCTGACCTCTCCAGGCATGGTCCGAGATCGCAGCGAGGAGGAAAGAGTAACGGAGGCCCAGAAGAACCAGAGACTGCAGAAAAACCTCAAG TTCCTGAGCACGGAGCTGGCTGGAGCCGTAGACGAGAGCAAAAAGACCCCCAATGACCTGATCCACGCCGAGAATGTGAGGGCGGGCCGTGACAAATACAAGACCCTACGTCAGATTCGCCAGGGCAACACCAAACAACGCATCGATGAATTTGAGTCCATGTGA